A window from Herbaspirillum sp. meg3 encodes these proteins:
- a CDS encoding STAS domain-containing protein, whose translation MKVEAVHSKQVLIIQAAGSLDIAGARELAIQLQNHCDPDLQNMILDFSRVDALGSAGLQVLYLLSKKARSRGAHLVAVGLQPEVREVFDSSGFVAFYKILDSVEDGLDALSRDATLSPL comes from the coding sequence ATGAAAGTCGAAGCAGTCCACAGCAAGCAAGTGTTGATCATCCAAGCGGCCGGTAGCCTGGACATCGCCGGTGCGCGGGAACTTGCCATACAGCTGCAAAATCACTGCGATCCGGATCTGCAAAACATGATTCTGGATTTCTCCCGGGTGGACGCGCTCGGCTCCGCGGGATTGCAAGTGCTCTATCTGTTGAGCAAGAAAGCCAGATCGCGCGGTGCGCATCTTGTTGCGGTTGGTTTGCAACCGGAGGTGCGAGAAGTGTTCGATAGCAGCGGCTTTGTCGCTTTTTACAAAATTCTTGATAGCGTGGAAGACGGCCTTGACGCATTGAGCCGTGACGCTACTCTGTCGCCGCTCTGA
- a CDS encoding helix-turn-helix domain-containing protein, giving the protein MRRQCLDDQDCPVACTMQVVGEWWSILIVRDCLRGLTRFDQFQKNLAISPNMLARRLQTLVDAGLLERRQYRQHPPRYEYLLTDRGRDFRIVIAAMYDWGLRNFGDPAQRIRQGSADDYLQARMQRQIQENNEET; this is encoded by the coding sequence ATGCGACGTCAATGTCTCGACGATCAGGATTGCCCCGTAGCCTGCACCATGCAAGTGGTGGGGGAGTGGTGGAGCATCCTGATCGTGCGCGATTGCCTGCGTGGTTTGACCCGTTTCGACCAGTTTCAGAAAAATCTGGCAATATCGCCCAACATGCTGGCGCGTCGACTGCAGACGCTGGTCGACGCCGGCCTGCTTGAACGCCGCCAATATCGCCAACATCCGCCGCGCTACGAATACCTGCTGACCGACCGCGGCCGTGATTTCCGAATTGTGATCGCGGCAATGTACGACTGGGGGTTGCGCAATTTCGGCGATCCGGCCCAGCGGATCAGGCAAGGCAGTGCGGACGATTATTTGCAGGCGCGAATGCAGCGACAGATTCAGGAAAACAACGAGGAGACATGA
- a CDS encoding HlyD family secretion protein: MSNPTSVASGSDIGQHAGTQQKGKGGVVKILVAVVVIAAIIGYLIYWFAEGRYWEHTDDAYVGGDITVIAPKVPGNIAQVLVTDNQRVKAGDLLIKLDDRDYVAVLNKLKAAVQAQEATLANIDAERRLQEAVIEQNKAGVVATNAETSRAHDDQTRYQSLSSKAAVSVQSFQKADADYKQAVANGQKAQAGLNAAQRQIDVLATQKQRAQAALQQAIAERNLAELNVAYTELRAPVDGVVGNRRARLGAYAATGAQLLSVVPAQGLWVDANFKESQIAHFQTGMAVKIKADVLPGETFEGHVASIAPATGAQFSILPAENATGNFTKIVQRVPVRILLDGEAARLGKLRPGLSVTAEVDERMPASEGSKAKRS, translated from the coding sequence ATGAGCAATCCAACAAGTGTTGCGTCGGGGAGCGACATCGGGCAGCACGCCGGCACACAACAAAAAGGCAAAGGCGGGGTGGTGAAGATCCTTGTGGCGGTCGTCGTGATTGCGGCCATCATCGGTTATCTGATCTACTGGTTTGCTGAAGGGCGTTATTGGGAACACACCGACGACGCCTATGTCGGCGGCGACATCACGGTGATTGCCCCCAAGGTGCCGGGCAACATCGCGCAAGTGCTGGTGACCGACAACCAGCGGGTCAAAGCCGGTGACTTGCTGATCAAACTGGATGACCGCGACTACGTTGCCGTATTGAACAAACTGAAAGCCGCCGTGCAGGCGCAGGAAGCCACACTAGCCAATATCGACGCCGAGCGTCGCTTGCAGGAAGCCGTGATCGAGCAAAACAAGGCAGGCGTCGTCGCCACGAATGCCGAGACATCGCGTGCTCATGACGATCAGACCCGCTATCAGAGCCTGTCGTCGAAGGCCGCAGTGTCGGTGCAGAGTTTCCAGAAAGCCGATGCCGACTATAAGCAGGCCGTCGCCAATGGACAGAAGGCGCAAGCCGGTCTGAATGCGGCGCAACGTCAGATCGATGTACTGGCAACGCAAAAGCAAAGAGCGCAGGCGGCACTGCAGCAAGCCATCGCGGAACGCAATCTTGCCGAGCTGAATGTGGCCTACACCGAACTGCGCGCGCCGGTTGACGGTGTGGTCGGCAACCGCCGTGCACGTCTTGGCGCGTATGCGGCGACCGGTGCGCAATTGTTGTCGGTGGTGCCGGCGCAAGGTCTGTGGGTCGATGCCAATTTCAAGGAAAGTCAGATTGCCCATTTCCAGACCGGGATGGCAGTGAAGATCAAGGCGGACGTCTTGCCCGGTGAAACTTTCGAAGGCCATGTCGCCAGCATTGCACCGGCAACCGGTGCGCAATTCAGTATCCTGCCGGCGGAAAATGCCACAGGTAACTTCACCAAGATCGTTCAGCGCGTGCCGGTACGTATTTTGCTCGATGGTGAAGCTGCTCGGCTCGGTAAGCTGCGTCCCGGTCTGTCGGTAACGGCGGAAGTCGATGAGCGCATGCCTGCCTCTGAAGGCAGCAAAGCCAAGCGGAGCTGA
- a CDS encoding glutathione S-transferase family protein has translation MQPAQPIRLHGFPLSGHSHRVELFLSLLDLPYEFIYVDLPNKAQKEPGFLAKNPRGQVPVIEDGDVTLYDSTAILVYLAKRYGNSGWLPDDATNAAKVQQFLSLASGEVLEGPGKARLVKVFNAPHDYELAKQKAASLLQLMETHLSGGRNFLVGTHPTIADIACYSYVAHAPEGGVNLTPYPQLRAWIARVESLRNFVPMPASPLVA, from the coding sequence ATGCAACCTGCCCAGCCTATCCGCCTCCACGGTTTCCCCTTGTCCGGCCACAGCCACCGCGTCGAGTTATTTTTATCCTTGCTCGATCTTCCGTATGAATTCATCTACGTCGATCTGCCGAACAAGGCACAAAAGGAACCCGGCTTCCTCGCCAAGAATCCGCGCGGCCAGGTGCCGGTCATCGAAGACGGTGATGTGACCTTGTACGACTCGACAGCGATTCTGGTTTATCTGGCCAAACGTTACGGCAACAGCGGCTGGCTGCCGGATGACGCGACCAATGCCGCAAAGGTTCAGCAGTTCTTGTCTCTGGCGTCGGGGGAAGTATTGGAAGGTCCGGGCAAGGCGCGCCTGGTGAAGGTGTTCAACGCACCGCACGACTATGAACTGGCAAAACAAAAGGCAGCGAGCTTGCTGCAGCTGATGGAGACGCATCTCAGCGGTGGCCGCAACTTTTTGGTTGGCACCCATCCGACCATCGCTGATATCGCTTGCTACAGCTATGTCGCGCACGCCCCTGAAGGCGGCGTCAACCTGACCCCGTATCCGCAGTTGCGTGCGTGGATCGCGCGCGTGGAAAGCCTGCGTAATTTCGTGCCTATGCCGGCGTCGCCGCTTGTGGCTTAA
- the panE gene encoding 2-dehydropantoate 2-reductase, giving the protein MQTLVVGAGAVGGYFGGRMLAAGRNVTFLVREKRAKLLARHGLQIKSPVGDLTLTNPPTVLKENLTKHYDLIILSCKAYDLADAIESFAAAVGQQTVILPLLNGMQHVDILSQRFGAEKILGGQCVIASTIDADGAIKHLNTFHGMTFGERDGTSSPRLAQIEKEIAGAGFDVNVSTTILQSMWEKWIMLASLAGSTSLMRSTVGDILQAPGGEQFITALLEENAAIAAANGHAPGGPFYERTRKMLTEAGSTLTASMFRDISNNARIEADHIIGDLLRRGREVKTKTDLLQVVYTHLKTYEARNQREA; this is encoded by the coding sequence ATGCAAACTTTGGTCGTGGGCGCCGGTGCAGTCGGCGGATATTTTGGTGGCCGCATGCTGGCTGCCGGACGCAACGTGACATTTCTGGTGCGCGAAAAACGTGCAAAGCTATTGGCTCGACACGGTTTGCAGATCAAGAGTCCGGTGGGCGATCTCACACTGACTAATCCACCGACCGTCCTCAAAGAAAACCTGACGAAGCATTACGACCTGATCATCCTCAGCTGCAAAGCCTACGATCTGGCAGACGCCATTGAATCCTTCGCCGCTGCAGTGGGGCAGCAGACAGTGATTTTGCCACTGCTCAACGGCATGCAACACGTGGATATTCTGTCGCAGCGTTTTGGCGCGGAAAAAATCCTGGGCGGCCAATGTGTCATCGCCAGCACCATCGATGCCGATGGCGCGATCAAACATCTGAATACCTTCCACGGCATGACCTTCGGCGAACGTGACGGCACATCCTCGCCGCGCCTCGCGCAGATCGAAAAAGAAATCGCAGGCGCCGGCTTTGATGTCAACGTCAGCACGACTATTCTGCAATCGATGTGGGAGAAATGGATCATGCTGGCATCGCTGGCAGGCAGCACCAGCCTGATGCGCTCCACTGTCGGGGACATTCTGCAAGCGCCCGGCGGCGAACAATTCATCACTGCCTTGCTGGAAGAAAACGCCGCTATCGCCGCCGCGAATGGGCATGCACCGGGTGGCCCTTTCTACGAGCGTACGCGCAAGATGCTGACTGAAGCAGGCTCGACGCTGACCGCTTCCATGTTCCGCGACATCAGCAACAACGCGCGCATCGAAGCCGATCACATCATCGGCGATCTACTGCGCCGCGGACGCGAAGTCAAGACCAAAACCGACCTCTTGCAAGTCGTCTATACCCATCTTAAAACTTACGAAGCGCGTAATCAGCGCGAAGCTTGA
- a CDS encoding efflux transporter outer membrane subunit: protein MAATDGNTLRGSASLSAVALAVGLFLTGCASGPDYLTPAVTGGAFHNAGLLAQRNATGSVAAPMPQLDEWWKGFNDPVLSRVVQRAIEQNLDLAASVARVEQARAAAQEAGAQRRPQVGVESEAARARQSLNSPLGKIASSFPGYERTQTLYDVGVGASWELDLAGSLKRGAEAADAERDAAEADHLGVRISIVAEAADAYFRIRSAQSRLRIAEDQVQTTSKLLDLVRLRLRDGMSNQRESALAEAQLAQARSGIPPLRIELERQLNRLDVLMGAVPGTYAKELRDDAPTMATVATVPAITVADGSAALLRRRPDVLAAERRLAASNARIGVAMSEYYPKLSLSALLGFESLGAGGLFTSNSFQPQAALGLRWRLFDFGRIDAEVARTKGANQEALARYRQAILRATEDVENSIVTLVQLEKQSTELTDEVAARQRARTAAQDAYQGGALSLTEVLEEDRLLLHARDQLAQVRADDARAAVTTFRSLGGGW, encoded by the coding sequence ATGGCAGCAACGGACGGCAACACACTGAGGGGATCGGCAAGCCTGAGCGCGGTAGCGCTGGCGGTCGGCTTATTTCTGACGGGCTGCGCCAGCGGCCCCGATTACCTGACGCCGGCAGTAACCGGTGGTGCGTTCCACAATGCCGGCCTGCTGGCGCAACGGAATGCAACTGGTTCAGTTGCTGCGCCTATGCCGCAACTGGATGAATGGTGGAAGGGTTTCAACGACCCGGTGCTGAGCCGTGTCGTGCAGCGCGCGATTGAGCAGAACCTTGATCTTGCCGCTTCCGTTGCACGTGTTGAGCAAGCCCGCGCCGCAGCACAAGAAGCTGGTGCACAGCGCCGCCCGCAAGTCGGTGTCGAAAGTGAGGCGGCGCGCGCCAGACAATCGCTGAATAGTCCGCTCGGCAAAATAGCCAGCAGCTTTCCCGGTTATGAACGTACGCAGACGCTGTATGACGTCGGCGTCGGCGCGAGCTGGGAACTGGATCTGGCAGGTTCATTGAAGCGCGGCGCAGAAGCCGCCGACGCGGAACGCGACGCCGCCGAGGCCGATCATCTGGGCGTGCGCATTTCTATTGTTGCTGAGGCAGCTGATGCTTACTTCCGCATTCGCAGCGCGCAATCCCGTCTGCGTATTGCGGAAGATCAAGTACAGACCACCAGCAAGCTGCTCGACCTGGTTCGTCTGCGTCTGCGCGACGGCATGTCGAACCAGCGTGAAAGCGCCCTGGCCGAAGCGCAGCTGGCGCAGGCACGATCGGGAATCCCGCCGCTGCGTATTGAACTGGAACGCCAACTCAATCGCCTCGATGTTCTGATGGGTGCGGTGCCGGGAACCTATGCCAAGGAATTGCGCGACGACGCACCGACGATGGCGACCGTTGCGACAGTCCCTGCCATCACCGTTGCCGACGGCAGCGCCGCGCTGCTGCGCCGTCGTCCGGATGTGCTGGCGGCAGAACGCCGTCTAGCGGCTTCCAATGCTCGCATCGGCGTGGCGATGTCGGAGTATTACCCCAAGCTGTCGTTGTCGGCCTTGCTGGGATTTGAAAGCCTCGGCGCGGGTGGCTTGTTCACTTCCAACAGCTTCCAGCCGCAAGCCGCGTTAGGGCTGCGTTGGCGCTTGTTCGATTTTGGCCGCATCGATGCCGAAGTCGCGCGCACCAAAGGAGCCAATCAGGAAGCGCTGGCTCGGTATCGCCAGGCTATCCTGCGCGCCACTGAAGACGTGGAAAACTCTATCGTCACGCTGGTACAGCTGGAGAAACAAAGTACGGAGCTGACCGACGAAGTCGCCGCCCGCCAACGCGCGCGTACTGCGGCACAAGATGCCTATCAGGGGGGCGCTCTTAGCTTGACGGAGGTACTGGAAGAAGATCGCCTGCTGCTGCATGCGCGCGATCAGTTGGCGCAGGTGCGTGCCGATGATGCGCGTGCTGCGGTGACGACATTCCGCTCGCTGGGCGGCGGTTGGTAA
- a CDS encoding SDR family oxidoreductase — translation MSNAANSSKKPGTALITGASTGIGATYADRLARRGYDLVLVARDAQRLEQVAERLRKETSVKVEILPADLVNKADLLKVEQRLRTDASITMLVNNAGMSIAGELADGDIDKYDAMIQLNITAVLRLAAAVAPGFIQRKGGTLINLASVLALAPEMFNGAYSGTKAFVLNLTQSLQNELGKHGVRVQAVLPGATRTEIWERSGSDINAFPDAMVMSVDDLVNAALTGLDLGEQVTIPPLPDAGQWEALTAARQAMGPNLSLKNPADRYTR, via the coding sequence ATGAGCAACGCAGCAAACAGCAGCAAGAAGCCCGGCACCGCACTCATCACCGGCGCATCCACCGGTATCGGTGCAACTTATGCAGACCGTCTGGCCCGCCGCGGCTACGACCTGGTATTGGTCGCACGCGACGCACAGCGTCTGGAACAAGTGGCGGAACGTCTGCGCAAAGAAACCTCGGTCAAGGTAGAGATCCTGCCTGCCGATCTGGTCAACAAAGCTGATCTGCTGAAAGTCGAGCAACGCCTGCGTACCGACGCGTCCATTACCATGCTGGTCAACAACGCCGGCATGAGCATCGCCGGCGAACTGGCTGATGGCGACATCGACAAATACGACGCAATGATCCAACTCAATATCACCGCCGTGCTGCGTCTGGCTGCGGCTGTTGCACCGGGTTTCATCCAACGCAAAGGCGGCACGCTGATCAACCTCGCATCGGTGCTGGCGTTGGCGCCGGAGATGTTCAACGGTGCCTACAGCGGCACCAAGGCATTCGTGCTGAACCTGACCCAGTCGCTGCAAAATGAACTTGGGAAACATGGCGTGCGCGTTCAAGCCGTCCTGCCGGGCGCTACCCGCACTGAAATCTGGGAACGTTCCGGTTCCGATATCAACGCTTTTCCCGACGCCATGGTGATGAGCGTGGACGATCTGGTCAACGCCGCACTGACTGGTCTGGATCTGGGGGAACAAGTCACCATTCCACCGCTGCCGGACGCCGGTCAATGGGAAGCGCTGACTGCGGCGCGTCAAGCGATGGGCCCGAATCTGTCGCTCAAGAATCCGGCCGACCGCTACACCAGGTAA
- a CDS encoding DHA2 family efflux MFS transporter permease subunit, whose amino-acid sequence MSAVASTTMAPPQASPAELTQKAKILAFATMCVGMFIALIDIQIVSASLADIGGGLSAGADETAWVQTSYLIAEIIVIPLSGWLARVMSTRWLFSASAVGFTVASMLCGMAWDINSMIFFRALQGFLGGSMIPMVFTSAFFYFSGHQRVIAAATVGALSSLAPTLGPTVGGWITSNYSWHWLFFINLVPGIFVAVVVPMLVRIDKPNLSLLKGADYLGMILLAASLGCLEYSLEEGPRLGWMGDDIIRTTVWISIIAGVAFVWRSLTYANPVVDLRALKDRNFALGCFFSFVTGIGIFATVYLTPVFLAHVRGFSALDIGLAIFATGLFQICAIPFYTYLGRRVDLRWLMMFGMACFALSMWNFTPITHDWGWRELMLPQALRGFAQQFAVAPVVTLTLGALKPERLKQASGLFNLMRNLGGAIGIAVCGTILNDRTNLHFLRLAEHLNSANESMNNLVQNTGANMLAWGLDGGSAPTGALQQLWRLTMREAQTQTFADAFLAVMVCFLVAIVLIPFMHKVAPPKAPSADAH is encoded by the coding sequence ATGAGTGCCGTCGCCAGCACTACCATGGCACCACCTCAGGCATCGCCCGCAGAGCTGACGCAAAAGGCAAAGATCCTTGCCTTCGCCACCATGTGTGTCGGCATGTTCATCGCCCTGATCGATATCCAGATCGTCTCCGCCTCGCTGGCAGACATCGGCGGCGGCTTGTCGGCCGGTGCGGATGAAACCGCCTGGGTGCAGACCAGCTACCTGATCGCCGAAATCATCGTCATTCCCCTGTCAGGCTGGTTGGCGCGGGTGATGTCGACACGCTGGCTGTTCAGCGCGTCAGCGGTGGGCTTTACCGTCGCCAGCATGTTGTGCGGCATGGCCTGGGACATCAACAGCATGATCTTTTTCCGGGCGCTGCAAGGTTTCCTCGGTGGTTCGATGATCCCGATGGTGTTCACCTCGGCGTTCTTTTATTTCTCCGGCCATCAGCGTGTGATCGCAGCGGCAACCGTCGGTGCGCTGTCATCGCTGGCGCCCACGCTCGGCCCCACGGTCGGTGGTTGGATCACCAGCAATTACTCGTGGCACTGGCTGTTCTTCATCAATCTCGTGCCGGGTATTTTCGTCGCGGTGGTCGTGCCGATGCTGGTGCGTATCGACAAGCCCAATCTGTCGCTGCTCAAAGGCGCCGACTATCTCGGCATGATCTTGCTGGCAGCCAGTCTGGGCTGTCTGGAATATTCGCTGGAAGAAGGTCCGCGATTGGGCTGGATGGGCGACGACATCATCCGGACGACAGTCTGGATCTCCATCATCGCCGGCGTCGCGTTCGTCTGGCGCAGCCTGACCTATGCCAACCCGGTTGTCGATCTGCGCGCGCTCAAGGATCGCAACTTTGCGCTCGGCTGTTTCTTCTCGTTCGTGACGGGGATCGGCATCTTCGCCACGGTATATCTGACGCCGGTATTCCTGGCGCATGTGCGGGGCTTCAGCGCATTGGATATTGGTCTGGCGATTTTCGCCACCGGCTTGTTCCAGATTTGTGCGATTCCGTTTTACACCTATCTCGGACGTCGTGTCGATCTGCGCTGGCTGATGATGTTCGGTATGGCATGTTTCGCATTGAGTATGTGGAACTTCACACCGATCACGCATGACTGGGGTTGGCGCGAGCTGATGTTGCCGCAGGCCTTGCGTGGTTTTGCGCAGCAGTTTGCGGTGGCGCCGGTGGTGACGCTGACGCTCGGTGCGCTCAAGCCGGAACGCTTGAAACAGGCTTCGGGTCTGTTCAACCTCATGCGCAATCTTGGCGGTGCGATCGGTATTGCGGTGTGCGGCACCATCCTCAACGATCGCACCAATCTGCACTTTTTGCGTTTGGCTGAACATCTCAACAGCGCCAACGAATCCATGAACAACCTCGTGCAAAACACCGGCGCCAATATGCTGGCATGGGGACTCGATGGCGGCAGCGCACCGACCGGTGCCTTGCAGCAGTTGTGGCGGCTGACCATGCGCGAAGCACAGACACAGACCTTCGCCGATGCCTTCCTTGCGGTGATGGTGTGCTTCCTGGTGGCGATTGTGCTGATCCCGTTCATGCACAAAGTGGCGCCGCCCAAAGCGCCATCAGCCGACGCGCATTGA
- a CDS encoding TetR/AcrR family transcriptional regulator, which produces MPAPSLSREEVAQRILAEFRRSGYQGATLASLSEATGLGKSSLYHYFPNGKTDMGTAALEAVGVWFGEHVMPTLEEDAPAEKRLKKFSAALSEFYAKGTRPCLTDLFTIGEAGEFFQQYLKQRLSGLIKALAAVVAETGVSPEEASRRAEDAMITMHGSLVVSRALGTTAPFVRTMRNFPGVLLGE; this is translated from the coding sequence ATGCCAGCTCCAAGCCTGTCCCGCGAAGAAGTCGCTCAACGCATCCTTGCCGAGTTCCGCCGCTCGGGATATCAGGGCGCGACCTTGGCGAGCCTGTCTGAAGCCACCGGCCTGGGCAAGTCCAGTCTTTATCATTACTTCCCCAATGGCAAAACTGACATGGGGACGGCGGCGCTCGAGGCTGTCGGGGTATGGTTCGGCGAGCACGTCATGCCGACGCTGGAGGAAGACGCGCCGGCCGAAAAACGGCTGAAGAAATTCAGTGCGGCGCTCAGCGAGTTCTACGCCAAAGGCACCCGGCCTTGTCTGACCGATTTGTTCACCATCGGCGAAGCGGGCGAGTTCTTTCAGCAATATCTCAAGCAGCGTCTGAGTGGCCTGATCAAGGCACTCGCCGCCGTTGTGGCGGAGACCGGCGTCTCCCCCGAAGAAGCATCGCGTCGCGCAGAAGACGCCATGATCACCATGCACGGTTCACTGGTTGTATCGCGCGCACTGGGTACGACGGCGCCGTTCGTGCGCACCATGCGCAACTTTCCCGGCGTATTGCTCGGCGAATAA
- a CDS encoding oxygenase MpaB family protein: MELLRTRIEASVISISRPPGSPDFRYPLGDPGLFGPDSVAWLVHSDFTAMLIGGVSALLMQMLHPLALAGVWDHSTFQQDMLGRLRRTAQFIAGTTYGNRQDAEKLIALVRRIHSGVRGFAPDGRAYSADDPDLLTWVHVAEVSNFLRAYLRYRNPQLGVAQQNQYLDEIALIAEQLGARNVPRTLTDMDSYIEKIRPQLHCDARTLKTLELVMNAPAPNALAVPWTRLMMRAGVDMLPDWAKLQLGVRPLRPLQQAMLQRAVTVAAKPVRWAVRQSSAQLARQRMAPAEPI; the protein is encoded by the coding sequence ATGGAATTACTACGCACCCGTATCGAAGCCAGCGTGATCAGCATCAGCCGCCCTCCCGGCAGCCCTGATTTTCGCTATCCCCTGGGCGACCCCGGCCTGTTCGGCCCGGATTCTGTCGCCTGGCTGGTGCACAGCGACTTTACTGCGATGCTGATCGGCGGCGTCAGCGCGCTCCTGATGCAGATGTTGCACCCGTTAGCGCTGGCCGGCGTGTGGGATCATTCCACATTTCAGCAAGATATGCTTGGTCGCCTGCGACGCACCGCGCAGTTTATCGCAGGAACGACCTATGGCAATCGTCAGGATGCTGAGAAGCTGATCGCCCTCGTGCGTCGTATTCACAGCGGTGTACGCGGCTTCGCGCCGGATGGTCGCGCCTATTCAGCCGACGATCCGGATTTGCTGACCTGGGTACATGTGGCGGAAGTATCAAATTTCCTGCGCGCGTATTTGCGTTATCGCAATCCGCAACTGGGCGTGGCACAACAGAACCAGTACCTCGATGAAATCGCCCTGATCGCCGAACAACTCGGAGCAAGAAATGTGCCGCGCACGCTGACGGACATGGACAGCTACATAGAAAAGATACGGCCGCAATTGCATTGCGACGCACGCACGCTGAAGACCCTGGAACTGGTGATGAACGCACCCGCGCCGAATGCGCTGGCGGTACCGTGGACACGGCTGATGATGCGCGCCGGCGTTGATATGCTGCCGGACTGGGCCAAGCTGCAGCTCGGGGTAAGACCGCTGCGCCCCTTACAGCAGGCAATGCTGCAACGGGCAGTCACGGTCGCGGCGAAGCCGGTCCGCTGGGCGGTACGGCAGAGCTCCGCCCAGTTGGCTCGCCAGCGCATGGCGCCGGCGGAACCAATCTAG
- a CDS encoding pyridoxamine 5'-phosphate oxidase family protein codes for MTESAQTVSQDDTFHRGELIAQQHVGVREKMAGIGPRVIRDYMPDQHRDFFEQLRFLLVGSRDDTGQPWASMLVGEVGFVSSPTERQLQVRAHAHPSDPLNENLHDGAALGLLGIEPHTRRRNRANGIVERVSDAGFLINITESFGNCPKYIQARRPALISLDSTVSVREEIGTVLTPAMAALISRADTFFIATAADENARHVGGRHGTDVSHRGGKPGFVRVDGDHTLTVPDFVGNFFFNTIGNLVTYPRAGLLFVDFSNGDLLYVAVTGKVIWDGPEVESFTGAQRLMQFSVSQARHVRSALPLRWSDAEPSPYLEPLGSWK; via the coding sequence ATGACCGAATCAGCACAAACAGTTTCGCAAGACGACACCTTCCATCGGGGTGAGTTGATCGCTCAACAACACGTTGGTGTGCGCGAAAAAATGGCGGGCATAGGACCGCGTGTGATCCGCGATTACATGCCGGATCAGCATCGCGATTTCTTTGAGCAACTGCGGTTCCTGCTGGTCGGCAGCCGCGACGATACCGGCCAGCCATGGGCATCCATGCTGGTCGGCGAAGTAGGCTTTGTATCGTCACCAACCGAGCGGCAACTGCAAGTCCGTGCACACGCTCATCCATCCGATCCTTTGAATGAAAATTTACATGACGGCGCTGCGCTGGGTCTGCTTGGCATTGAACCGCACACACGCCGGCGCAATCGCGCCAATGGCATCGTGGAGCGGGTAAGCGATGCCGGATTCTTAATCAACATCACCGAGAGTTTTGGCAATTGCCCCAAGTACATTCAGGCACGCAGACCCGCGTTGATCAGCCTTGACTCAACAGTATCCGTGAGGGAAGAAATCGGTACGGTACTGACACCCGCCATGGCCGCTTTGATCTCCAGGGCGGATACGTTCTTTATCGCTACGGCTGCCGACGAAAACGCGCGCCATGTCGGGGGGCGTCACGGTACGGATGTATCGCATCGCGGCGGCAAGCCCGGCTTCGTCCGCGTGGATGGTGACCACACGTTGACCGTGCCGGATTTCGTCGGCAATTTCTTCTTCAACACGATAGGCAATCTGGTCACGTATCCACGCGCGGGCTTGCTGTTTGTCGACTTCAGCAACGGCGATCTGCTGTATGTCGCAGTGACCGGAAAGGTGATCTGGGATGGCCCCGAGGTGGAGTCGTTCACCGGTGCGCAGCGACTGATGCAGTTTTCGGTGTCCCAGGCCAGACATGTACGCTCGGCACTGCCACTGCGCTGGAGCGATGCGGAACCGTCGCCTTATCTGGAACCGCTTGGCAGTTGGAAATGA